From a single Chlorogloeopsis sp. ULAP01 genomic region:
- a CDS encoding DciA family protein — MSLNSVNNILGSLEIQTKLQQQPFQRLLCCWAEIVGVAIAAHTRPISIQRDVLYVAASSAAWTQNLTFERQRLLVKVNAVLPTPLLDIRFSTAYWHSKKEIADQQILLPQQHPSHLDEEITSPPEVPLTAKNANTAFADWAKTVQARSHHLPLCPQCQCPTPPGELQRWQVCCLCAAKKFSNTFDS; from the coding sequence ATGTCTTTGAACTCAGTTAACAATATTTTAGGTAGTCTAGAAATACAGACAAAATTACAACAGCAGCCGTTCCAGCGTTTGCTTTGCTGCTGGGCTGAAATTGTCGGAGTTGCGATCGCCGCCCATACTCGCCCAATATCGATACAACGTGATGTCTTGTATGTGGCTGCTTCTAGTGCTGCTTGGACACAAAACCTAACTTTTGAACGTCAGCGTCTGCTTGTTAAGGTCAATGCAGTGCTGCCTACTCCTTTGTTAGATATTCGTTTTTCTACAGCTTATTGGCATTCTAAAAAAGAAATTGCCGATCAACAAATACTCCTTCCGCAACAGCATCCGAGTCACCTGGATGAGGAAATCACATCGCCCCCTGAGGTTCCGTTGACTGCCAAAAACGCAAATACAGCGTTTGCTGATTGGGCAAAAACTGTACAAGCGCGATCGCATCACTTACCCTTGTGTCCTCAATGTCAATGTCCTACTCCTCCTGGGGAACTACAACGTTGGCAAGTCTGTTGTCTGTGTGCTGCTAAAAAGTTTTCAAATACTTTTGACTCTTAA